A single genomic interval of Apteryx mantelli isolate bAptMan1 chromosome 21, bAptMan1.hap1, whole genome shotgun sequence harbors:
- the ZBTB34 gene encoding zinc finger and BTB domain-containing protein 34, whose amino-acid sequence MDSSSFIQFDVPEYSNTVLSQLNELRLQGKLCDIIVHIQGQPFRAHKAVLAASSPYFRDHSALSTMSGLSISVIKNPNVFEQLLSFCYTGRMSLQLKDVVSFLTAASFLQMQCVIDKCTQILESIHSKISVGDVDSVTVGAEENSENRNGVKDSSYFANPVEISPPYCSQVRQSTAGSDLRMETTPGKTLRSRLQEEGHSDRGSSGSISEYEIQIEGDHEQGDLIVRESQIAEVKVKMEKSDRPSCSDSSSLGDDGYHTEMVDGEQVVTVNVGSYGSVLQHVYSFTHASSQATGVSETFGSLSNSSPSRSMLSCFRGGRARQKRVSTGHLHSDVQGLVQGADSETMVSNPGYENSPRERNARGHWYPYNERLICIYCGKSFNQKGSLDRHMRLHMGITPFVCKFCGKKYTRKDQLEYHIRGHTDDKPFRCEICGKCFPFQGTLNQHLRKNHPGVTEVRNRIESPDRTEAFVEQKVDNDASASEAMDSSMEIHAMSNTSD is encoded by the coding sequence ATGGACAGCAGCAGTTTCATTCAGTTTGATGTGCCTGAGTACAGCAACACTGTTCTGAGCCAGTTAAATGAACTCCGCTTGCAAGGAAAGCTATGTGACATAATTGTGCATATTCAGGGTCAGCCATTTCGAGCCCATAAAGCAGTTCTAGCTGCCAGTTCTCCGTATTTCCGTGACCATTCAGCATTAAGCACCATGAGTGGCTTATCAATATCAGTTATTAAAAATCCCAATGTTTTTGAACAGTTGCTTTCATTTTGTTACACTGGAAGGATGTCCTTACAGCTGAAGGATGTTGTTAGTTTTCTAACTGCAGCCAGCTTTCTACAGATGCAGTGTGTCATTGATAAATGCACACAAATACTGGAGAGTATTCATTCAAAGATCAGTGTTGGTGATGTTGACTCTGTCACTGTTGGTgctgaagaaaattcagaaaatcgCAATGGAGTTAAAGACAGCAGCTACTTTGCCAATCCTGTTGAGATATCTCCTCCCTATTGCTCTCAGGTGCGACAGTCAACAGCAGGCAGCGATCTTAGGATGGAAACTACTCCAGGCAAAACTCTACGTAGTCGTCTGCAAGAAGAAGGGCATTCGGATCGAGGAAGCAGTGGAAGTATCTCTGAGTATGAGATTCAGATTGAAGGTGATCATGAGCAAGGAGACCTGATAGTAAGGGAAAGTCAAATTGCAGAGGTGaaagttaaaatggaaaagtcTGACAGGCCAAGTTGCTCCGATAGCTCTTCCCTTGGTGATGATGGATATCATACTGAAATGGTGGATGGAGAGCAAGTGGTGACAGTAAACGTTGGTTCCTATGGGTCTGTGTTACAACATGTTTATTCATTTACCCATGCGTCATCACAGGCTACAGGTGTGTCTGAAACCTTCGGAAGCCTAAGCAATTCAAGTCCTTCAAGGTCTATGCtgagctgtttcagaggagggcGTGCACGCCAAAAACGCGTATCCACTGGTCACTTGCATAGTGATGTTCAGGGCCTGGTGCAAGGGGCTGACAGTGAAACCATGGTGAGTAACCCAGGATATGAAAATAGTCCACGGGAAAGAAATGCAAGAGGTCATTGGTATCCATACAATGAGAGGCTAATTTGTATCTACTGTGGAAAGTCTTTCAACCAGAAAGGGAGCCTTGATCGACACATGCGATTGCACATGGGCATAACTCCTTTTGTGTGCAAGTTTTGTGGGAAGAAATATACCCGCAAGGACCAACTTGAGTATCATATTCGTGGCCATACAGATGACAAGCCCTTTCGCTGTGAGATCTgtggaaaatgttttcctttccagGGTACGCTAAACCAGCATTTGCGAAAGAATCACCCTGGTGTAACAGAAGTACGAAACAGGATAGAGTCTCCAGACAGAACAGAGGCATTTGTGGAACAGAAAGTAGATAATGATGCTTCAGCTTCTGAAGCTATGGATTCTAGTATGGAAATTCATGCAATGTCTAACACATCTGATTAA
- the ZBTB43 gene encoding zinc finger and BTB domain-containing protein 43 — protein MESGSSSFRVEFPDFSSTILQKLNQQRQQGQLCDVSIVVQGHLFRAHKAVLAASSPYFCDQVLLKNSRRIVLPDVMNPRVFENILLSTYTGRLVMPAPEIVSYLTAASFLQMWHVVDKCTEVLEGNPTVLCQKMNHGSDHQSPSSSSYNGLVETFELGSGGQTEFHKVQELRDGENEEESSKDELSCQLTEHEYLPSNSSTEHDRLSTGMTSQDGEEGTSDSAEYQYTRPIYSKPSIMSHKRWIHVKPERFEQDCEGVDNPYDEHQVSESMNAIQADHSIQSSGVEDFHIGDKKMEAEFDEQADESNYDEQVDFYGSSMEEFSGERADGNLSAHRQDLMIAAGYGEGVEMATGIKEETSLTGFSHADKLYPCQCGKSFTHKSQRDRHMSMHLGLRPYGCGVCGKKFKMKHHLVGHMKIHTGIKPYECNICGKRFMWRDSFHRHVTSCTKSYQASKTEQSTTEMN, from the coding sequence ATGGAGTCTGGATCAAGCTCTTTTCGAGTGGAATTTCCAGATTTTTCTAGCACCATTTTGCAGAAGTTAAACCAGCAGCGCCAGCAAGGACAATTATGTGATGTGTCCATTGTAGTTCAGGGCCATCTCTTCAGAGCCCATAAAGCTGTTCTTGCAGCTAGTTCACCTTACTTCTGTGATCAGGTGCTCCTGAAAAATAGCAGACGAATAGTCCTGCCTGATGTGATGAATCCAAGAGTATTTGAAAACATTCTTCTGTCTACCTATACGGGTCGGTTGGTTATGCCTGCTCCAGAAATTGTGAGTTATTTGACAGCAGCAAGTTTTCTTCAGATGTGGCATGTAGTAGATAAATGCACTGAAGTGCTAGAGGGGAACCCAACTGTTCTCTGTCAGAAGATGAACCATGGCAGTGATCATCAGTCCCCAAGTAGTAGTAGTTACAACGGCCTTGTTGAAACCTTTGAACTTGGCTCTGGAGGACAGACGGAATTCCACAAAGTGCAGGAGCTGAGGGATGgtgaaaatgaagaagaaagctcTAAAGATGAACTGTCATGTCAACTAACAGAACATGAGTACCTTCCCAGTAATTCTTCAACAGAACATGATAGACTCAGCACAGGAATGACAAGTCAGGATGGTGAAGAAGGGACTAGTGATAGTGCAGAGTATCAGTATACAAGACCTATATATAGCAAACCCAGCATCATGTCTCACAAGCGGTGGATCCATGTGAAACCAGAAAGATTTGAACAGGACTGTGAAGGTGTTGATAATCCTTATGATGAACACCAAGTTTCTGAATCCATGAATGCCATTCAGGCAGATCATTCAATACAGTCTTCAGGTGTTGAAGACTTTCATATAGGTGACAAAAAGATGGAAGCAGAATTCGATGAACAGGCAGATGAAAGTAATTATGATGAGCAAGTTGACTTCTATGGCTCTTCTATGGAGGAATTTTCTGGTGAAAGGGCAGATGGAAACTTAAGTGCTCACAGACAGGATCTTATGATAGCAGCAGGTTATGGTGAAGGTGTTGAAATGGCTACAGGAATTAAAGAAGAAACGTCCCTCACTGGATTCTCACATGCTGATAAGCTGTATCCTTGTCAGTGTGGTAAAAGCTTTACACACAAGAGTCAGCGAGATCGGCATATGAGCATGCACCTTGGTCTTCGACCTTATGGCTGTGGTGTCTGCGGtaagaaattcaaaatgaaacacCATCTTGTTGGCCATATGAAAATACATACAGGCATAAAACCGTATGAGTGTAACATCTGTGGGAAGAGATTTATGTGGCGGGACAGTTTTCACCGGCATGTAACTTCTTGTACCAAGTCGTATCAAGCTTCTAAAACTGAGCAGAGTACTACTGAGATGAACTAA